From the genome of Arthrobacter alpinus, one region includes:
- a CDS encoding ABC transporter substrate-binding protein — MNNTSLTTRRTFIGAAAGLSVLLAVTACSGSNPLSSDSSSAASGGPVVVGSANFPENAIIAEIYAGALNAAGVTSTTKLNIGAREVYIKAIKDGSVDVVPDYSGNLLGFVDPTNTVTDPEGIVAALPAKLPAGLAVLNASSAEDKDAMVVTAGTAAKYGNLKTIEDLAKVCDQLTLGAPPEFKTRPYGLPGLAKIYNCVPKAFTPVSDGGGPLTVKALLNDEIQVADIFTTSPAIPANNLVVLEDPLHNWLAQQVLPLVKTERINDAAKTALNDVSAKLTTADLISLRDQVEGDQKMDPKVAATAWLKDKGITN, encoded by the coding sequence ATGAACAACACTTCCCTTACCACCCGTCGCACGTTTATTGGTGCCGCCGCGGGTCTGTCGGTGCTACTGGCCGTAACCGCTTGCAGCGGCAGTAACCCGCTGAGCAGTGACTCCTCAAGTGCCGCCAGTGGCGGGCCCGTGGTGGTGGGCTCGGCCAACTTCCCCGAAAACGCCATCATCGCCGAGATTTATGCCGGGGCCCTGAACGCCGCCGGGGTCACCTCCACCACCAAGCTCAACATTGGCGCCCGCGAGGTGTATATCAAGGCCATCAAGGACGGCTCGGTGGACGTTGTGCCCGACTACAGCGGGAACCTGCTCGGATTTGTGGACCCCACCAACACGGTGACCGACCCCGAAGGTATTGTGGCTGCCTTGCCGGCCAAACTGCCCGCTGGCCTGGCCGTGTTGAATGCTTCCTCGGCGGAGGACAAGGACGCCATGGTGGTCACGGCGGGGACCGCTGCGAAGTACGGGAACCTGAAAACCATTGAGGACCTGGCGAAGGTCTGCGACCAGCTGACGCTAGGCGCCCCGCCCGAGTTCAAGACCCGCCCCTACGGGCTTCCCGGTCTGGCCAAGATTTACAACTGCGTGCCTAAGGCGTTCACCCCCGTCAGCGACGGCGGAGGACCGCTGACTGTCAAGGCGCTGCTAAACGATGAGATCCAGGTGGCGGACATCTTCACCACCTCCCCAGCCATCCCGGCCAACAACCTGGTGGTGCTAGAAGATCCCCTGCACAACTGGCTGGCCCAGCAGGTCCTCCCCCTAGTCAAGACCGAGCGCATCAACGATGCGGCGAAGACCGCGCTGAACGACGTTTCAGCAAAGCTGACCACCGCGGACCTGATCTCCCTGCGCGACCAGGTGGAGGGAGATCAGAAGATGGATCCCAAGGTTGCCGCCACCGCGTGGCTGAAGGATAAGGGCATCACCAACTAG
- a CDS encoding dihydrolipoyl dehydrogenase family protein has translation MDSGIETVDVIVVGMGPGGEAVAGELADAGLKVVGVEARLVGGECPYYGCIPSKMMIRAANVLAEARRIQELAGSVSVVPDFSLVARRIRAEATDDWDDTVAAKRFTDKGGLLVRGTGRLSGPRQVTVRRSDGGESIFAARRAVVLNPGTNPAVPPVPGLTGTPFWTNREAMATTAAPASLAIIGGGPIGAELAQMFARFGTHVTVVVRGPVLLPREEPEASALLAEVFDSEGIRVLFNTNVTGVRHSDAGFSLELSDPGTPELVAERLLVATGRATTLDALKLEQAGIDWDGKIPPAVDGQLQLTDGLYLIGDAVGAGAFTHMSMYQANIVAGHILGPGIVGGDRGTTASHAVPRVTFTDPEIGSVGLSEHQARAAGLEIRVGITLLADSTRGWIHKAGNQGFIKVVEDAGSGVLVGASSVGPCGGEVLSLLALAVHARVPVSTLKTMIYAYPTFHRAIESDLASLH, from the coding sequence ATGGATAGCGGCATTGAAACCGTTGACGTTATTGTGGTTGGCATGGGGCCCGGTGGGGAGGCGGTGGCCGGGGAACTGGCCGACGCCGGGCTGAAGGTGGTGGGCGTGGAGGCCCGCTTGGTGGGCGGCGAGTGCCCCTACTATGGCTGTATTCCGTCCAAGATGATGATTCGGGCCGCCAACGTTTTGGCGGAGGCCCGCCGGATCCAGGAATTGGCCGGAAGCGTCAGCGTCGTCCCCGACTTTTCCTTGGTTGCCCGGCGCATCCGGGCGGAGGCAACCGACGACTGGGATGACACCGTCGCCGCCAAACGCTTCACGGACAAGGGCGGGCTGCTGGTGCGCGGCACGGGACGGCTCAGTGGACCGCGTCAGGTCACCGTTCGCCGCAGTGACGGAGGTGAGAGCATCTTCGCGGCCCGCCGCGCCGTGGTGCTCAACCCTGGCACCAACCCCGCCGTGCCGCCCGTTCCGGGGCTGACCGGAACCCCCTTTTGGACTAACCGTGAGGCCATGGCGACCACGGCGGCCCCGGCGTCGTTGGCCATCATCGGCGGCGGTCCCATCGGTGCGGAGTTGGCGCAGATGTTTGCCCGCTTCGGCACCCATGTCACCGTGGTGGTGCGCGGGCCGGTACTGCTTCCCCGTGAGGAACCGGAGGCCTCGGCGCTGCTCGCCGAGGTGTTTGACAGCGAAGGGATCAGGGTCCTCTTCAACACCAACGTCACCGGCGTGCGGCACTCCGACGCCGGTTTCAGCCTGGAGCTTTCCGACCCAGGGACACCGGAGCTTGTTGCGGAGCGGCTTCTGGTCGCGACGGGGCGCGCCACCACCTTGGATGCTCTGAAACTGGAACAAGCGGGCATCGACTGGGACGGGAAGATACCCCCGGCCGTTGATGGGCAGCTGCAACTCACGGACGGGCTGTATCTGATTGGCGACGCGGTGGGTGCCGGGGCGTTTACGCACATGTCCATGTACCAGGCGAACATTGTGGCCGGACACATCCTGGGCCCGGGCATTGTGGGCGGGGACCGGGGAACCACCGCATCCCATGCGGTACCCCGGGTGACCTTCACGGACCCGGAGATCGGGTCCGTGGGGCTGAGCGAGCACCAGGCCCGGGCCGCCGGCCTGGAGATCAGGGTGGGGATCACCTTGCTGGCGGACTCCACGCGCGGTTGGATCCACAAGGCCGGCAACCAGGGCTTCATCAAGGTGGTCGAGGACGCCGGATCCGGGGTCCTCGTGGGGGCATCATCGGTGGGTCCCTGCGGCGGTGAGGTGCTCTCGCTGCTGGCCCTAGCCGTTCACGCGCGCGTCCCCGTGTCCACCTTGAAAACCATGATCTACGCCTACCCCACGTTCCACCGGGCCATCGAATCGGACCTGGCATCACTCCACTAA
- a CDS encoding serine hydrolase domain-containing protein, translating into MNFAAEQFASVRELFDSMLDADPGYSAQLAVYRHGEKVVELVGGPDSAADSVTGVFSCSKGVAALAFSLLVQDGLIDVDDTVATYWPEFARQGKGAITVRQLLSHQGGLVGVQGGFAMEDYNDLPAVAQRLADMAPLWRPGSGTFGYHALTMGVFLEELCHRVIGERLQDVYDRRIRLPYAADMFLGLPESLEPRFRPVRFAEQAMPGFLDPGSLAGVSGNVQAGNLLELPNLRSVRAAGSCSGAGVGSADGLARVYAGAITGVEGVPAYLSPETVATMSQEQVWGLDRVFCDTGAFALTFMKAHPRMDFGSAQAFGHDGANAALGFADPLYGVGFGYVPAWNEEGGTAGRGMQLSAAVRRAILAA; encoded by the coding sequence CGCCACGGGGAGAAGGTGGTGGAGCTGGTGGGCGGGCCGGATTCGGCCGCGGACTCGGTGACGGGCGTGTTTTCCTGTTCCAAGGGCGTGGCTGCCCTCGCGTTCAGTCTGTTGGTGCAGGACGGGCTCATTGACGTGGACGACACCGTGGCCACGTACTGGCCGGAGTTTGCCCGCCAGGGCAAGGGCGCCATCACCGTGCGCCAGTTGTTGTCGCACCAAGGGGGTCTGGTGGGTGTGCAGGGTGGCTTCGCCATGGAGGACTATAACGACCTCCCCGCCGTGGCGCAGCGGCTGGCCGACATGGCCCCGCTGTGGCGTCCAGGCAGCGGCACCTTTGGCTACCACGCGCTGACCATGGGCGTGTTCCTGGAGGAGCTGTGCCACCGGGTCATCGGAGAGCGTTTGCAGGACGTGTACGATCGGCGGATCCGCCTCCCCTACGCCGCCGACATGTTCCTTGGCCTGCCCGAGTCCCTGGAGCCGCGCTTCCGCCCTGTCCGCTTTGCCGAACAGGCCATGCCAGGGTTCCTAGACCCGGGCTCCCTGGCAGGGGTTTCGGGCAACGTCCAGGCGGGGAATCTGTTGGAACTGCCCAATCTGCGCAGCGTTCGCGCGGCCGGCAGCTGCAGCGGCGCCGGGGTGGGCTCCGCCGACGGCTTAGCCCGCGTCTATGCCGGTGCCATCACGGGGGTGGAGGGTGTGCCGGCCTATCTAAGCCCGGAAACCGTTGCGACTATGAGCCAGGAGCAGGTCTGGGGCCTGGACAGGGTTTTCTGCGACACCGGAGCCTTTGCCCTGACCTTCATGAAGGCCCACCCCCGGATGGACTTTGGCAGTGCTCAGGCGTTCGGGCACGACGGCGCCAATGCCGCCCTGGGATTTGCCGATCCCCTGTATGGGGTCGGCTTCGGCTACGTGCCGGCCTGGAATGAGGAAGGCGGCACGGCCGGGCGCGGCATGCAGCTAAGTGCGGCCGTGCGCAGGGCCATCCTGGCTGCCTAA